From Onychostoma macrolepis isolate SWU-2019 chromosome 05, ASM1243209v1, whole genome shotgun sequence, one genomic window encodes:
- the si:ch211-284e13.9 gene encoding uncharacterized protein si:ch211-284e13.9 isoform X1: MYSKIMCGFFRLIAVLVNTASKNRSVRCAYDLPVRKCPSCQQSDIRKLDGQRAVCRSCSKAKRAVFQFCWACQREWPRSALTTNSCMLPKCAFHAALLSVKQICDPQSSVNGCPYFRACPGCQALLTHNGEGCPNIVCPHCYKEFCFRCLRSQCYDNEYDDNGYDDTDEYYESDDDDTETESCVIVDNAEILKHLGL; the protein is encoded by the exons TAAACACAGCTTCTAAGAACAGAAGTGTACGATGTGCTTATGATCTGCCTGTGAGGAAG TGTCCCAGTTGTCAGCAATCTGATATCAGAAAGCTGGATGGACAGCGTGCAGTCTGCAGATCTTGTTCTAAAGCAAAGAGAGCCGTGTTTCAGTTCTGCTGGGCGTGTCAGAGGGAATGGCCACGCAGTGCTTTAACCACCAACTCCTGCATGCTGCCAAAATGTGCGTTCCATGCTGCCCTCCTCAGCGTCAAACAGATCTGTGACCCACAAAGCTCAGTGAATGGATGCCCATACTTTAGGGCCTGTCCGGGATGCCAGGCCCTGTTAACACACAATGGTGAGGGCTGCCCTAATATCGTTTGTCCCCACTGCTATAAGGAGTTCTGCTTTCGCTGCCTGCGTTCACAATGCTACGACAATGAATACGATGATAATGGCTATGATGATACTGATGAATACTATGagagtgatgatgatgatactGAGACAGAGTCCTGTGTGATAGTGGATAATGCTGAGATCCTTAAACATCTGGGACTCTAG
- the si:ch211-284e13.9 gene encoding uncharacterized protein si:ch211-284e13.9 isoform X2, which yields MSSPKCPSCQQSDIRKLDGQRAVCRSCSKAKRAVFQFCWACQREWPRSALTTNSCMLPKCAFHAALLSVKQICDPQSSVNGCPYFRACPGCQALLTHNGEGCPNIVCPHCYKEFCFRCLRSQCYDNEYDDNGYDDTDEYYESDDDDTETESCVIVDNAEILKHLGL from the exons ATGAGCAGTCCAAAG TGTCCCAGTTGTCAGCAATCTGATATCAGAAAGCTGGATGGACAGCGTGCAGTCTGCAGATCTTGTTCTAAAGCAAAGAGAGCCGTGTTTCAGTTCTGCTGGGCGTGTCAGAGGGAATGGCCACGCAGTGCTTTAACCACCAACTCCTGCATGCTGCCAAAATGTGCGTTCCATGCTGCCCTCCTCAGCGTCAAACAGATCTGTGACCCACAAAGCTCAGTGAATGGATGCCCATACTTTAGGGCCTGTCCGGGATGCCAGGCCCTGTTAACACACAATGGTGAGGGCTGCCCTAATATCGTTTGTCCCCACTGCTATAAGGAGTTCTGCTTTCGCTGCCTGCGTTCACAATGCTACGACAATGAATACGATGATAATGGCTATGATGATACTGATGAATACTATGagagtgatgatgatgatactGAGACAGAGTCCTGTGTGATAGTGGATAATGCTGAGATCCTTAAACATCTGGGACTCTAG